One part of the Actinotignum schaalii genome encodes these proteins:
- a CDS encoding leucine--tRNA ligase, giving the protein MTQFRYTAELANEIEAHWQERWEEEGAFYAANPVGDLAGDTSAPKFFIQDMFPYPSGRGLHVGHPLGYIATDTVARYHRMKGENVLYTMGYDAFGLPAEQFAVQNGKHPAITTAENIANMAAQLHRLGLSHDSRRVFSTTDIEYVKWTQWIFTKVFNSWFDPDYPRRDGRGNGAARPIEELEAKFASGEKATPDGRPWEELSKKEKAEALSEYRLVYIKEAPVNWCPGLGTVLANEEVTAEGRSERGNFPVFRRNLAQWMMRITAYADRLVSDLDTIDWPDKVRAMQQNWIGRSHGATVRFELSDGSGRVLDVYTTRPDTLFGASFMAVAPEHAALGGTEPGAEADAQALQVPDSWPEGTREEWTGGYATPRAAVAAYRARAAAKSDMERTSDTHEKTGVFSGLFGINPVNGAKVPVFVADYVLVGYGTGAIMAVPAHDDRDWAFAREYNLDVIRTIGPAEDPYGPNLDEGAYTGDGILVDSANEDISLNGMSKTESMAAIIAWLEERGAGTATVTYRLHDWLFSRQRYWGEPFPIVWDEEGIAHALPESMLPLELPEMEDFSPASYDADDAHSAPQPPLERNPEWVNVELDLGDGLKKYRRETNTMPQWAGSCWYELRYVDPTNADSFCAPENEAYWMGPRPESGNTSGGVDLYVGGVEHAVLHLLYARFWHKVLFDLGYVSSSEPFHKLFNQGYVQAYAYTDARGAYVPADEVEEREENGEAVFYYQGEKVNREYGKMGKSLKNIITPDDMADQYGADTFRVYEMSMGPLDVSRPWDTRAVVGSQRFLQRLWRNIVDERTGEVTVSNAAPDTETAKLLARTVAGVADDYDHMRINTAISKLIVLNNHLTGLEAVPREAACAIVAMVAPVAPHIAEELWSRLGQPGLVARAAFPQVSDASLLVDDTVTCVVQVKGKVRARLEVPQDISDADLTARALAEERVQSFLDGEPRKIIVRAPGLINIVP; this is encoded by the coding sequence ATGACCCAGTTCCGCTACACCGCGGAGCTGGCAAATGAGATCGAAGCCCACTGGCAGGAACGCTGGGAAGAGGAAGGTGCCTTCTACGCCGCGAACCCGGTTGGGGATCTCGCGGGTGATACCTCGGCGCCGAAGTTCTTCATCCAGGACATGTTCCCCTATCCCTCCGGGCGCGGCCTGCACGTCGGCCATCCGCTCGGATACATCGCCACGGATACCGTGGCTCGCTACCACCGCATGAAGGGTGAGAACGTCCTCTACACCATGGGCTACGACGCCTTCGGACTTCCCGCCGAACAATTCGCGGTACAAAACGGCAAGCACCCGGCCATCACCACCGCGGAAAATATTGCCAATATGGCCGCACAGCTGCACCGCCTCGGGCTCTCCCACGATTCACGCCGCGTTTTCTCCACCACCGATATTGAGTACGTGAAGTGGACCCAGTGGATTTTCACCAAGGTATTCAATTCCTGGTTTGACCCGGATTACCCGCGCCGGGACGGGCGCGGCAACGGAGCTGCCCGGCCCATCGAGGAACTCGAAGCGAAATTTGCTAGCGGGGAAAAGGCCACTCCGGATGGTCGGCCCTGGGAGGAACTCTCCAAGAAAGAAAAGGCGGAGGCGCTCAGCGAATACCGCCTGGTTTATATCAAGGAAGCACCCGTTAATTGGTGTCCGGGCCTGGGAACGGTACTTGCCAATGAGGAAGTGACCGCGGAAGGGCGCTCCGAACGTGGCAACTTCCCGGTGTTCCGGCGCAATCTCGCCCAGTGGATGATGCGGATTACCGCCTACGCGGATCGCCTCGTCAGCGATCTGGATACCATTGACTGGCCAGATAAAGTCCGGGCCATGCAGCAGAACTGGATCGGGCGCTCCCACGGCGCCACGGTTCGTTTCGAACTTTCTGACGGCTCCGGGCGGGTCCTGGATGTGTATACCACCCGCCCCGATACCCTCTTCGGGGCCAGCTTCATGGCCGTTGCCCCCGAACACGCCGCCCTGGGCGGGACCGAGCCGGGCGCGGAAGCCGATGCGCAGGCCCTCCAGGTTCCCGATAGCTGGCCGGAAGGCACCCGCGAAGAATGGACCGGCGGATACGCCACCCCGCGCGCAGCGGTAGCGGCCTACCGGGCGCGCGCCGCCGCGAAATCCGATATGGAACGCACCTCGGATACCCACGAAAAGACCGGCGTTTTCTCCGGGCTCTTCGGGATCAACCCGGTCAACGGCGCCAAGGTTCCGGTTTTCGTGGCGGATTACGTGCTGGTCGGTTACGGAACCGGCGCCATCATGGCTGTTCCCGCCCACGATGACCGCGATTGGGCTTTCGCGCGCGAATACAATCTGGACGTTATCCGCACCATCGGCCCGGCGGAGGATCCGTACGGCCCGAACCTGGACGAAGGCGCCTACACCGGGGACGGCATCCTCGTCGATTCCGCCAATGAGGACATCTCCCTCAACGGCATGAGCAAAACAGAATCCATGGCCGCTATTATCGCCTGGCTGGAAGAACGCGGCGCCGGAACCGCAACCGTCACCTACCGCCTGCACGATTGGCTCTTCTCGCGCCAGCGCTACTGGGGTGAACCCTTCCCGATTGTCTGGGATGAGGAGGGGATTGCACACGCGCTGCCCGAATCGATGCTCCCCTTGGAGCTGCCCGAGATGGAAGACTTCTCGCCGGCGTCTTATGATGCCGACGACGCACATTCGGCTCCCCAACCTCCGCTGGAACGCAATCCGGAATGGGTGAATGTGGAGCTTGACCTGGGCGACGGCCTCAAGAAGTACCGCCGCGAAACCAATACCATGCCGCAGTGGGCTGGCTCGTGCTGGTACGAATTGCGCTATGTGGATCCCACCAATGCCGATAGCTTCTGCGCCCCGGAAAACGAAGCCTATTGGATGGGCCCGCGGCCCGAGTCCGGGAACACCTCCGGAGGGGTGGATTTGTACGTGGGCGGCGTCGAACATGCTGTGCTCCACCTGCTGTACGCACGTTTCTGGCACAAGGTCCTCTTTGATCTGGGGTATGTTTCTTCCTCCGAGCCGTTCCACAAGCTCTTCAACCAGGGCTACGTGCAGGCCTATGCCTATACCGATGCCCGCGGGGCCTATGTGCCGGCCGATGAGGTAGAAGAACGCGAAGAAAACGGAGAAGCGGTCTTCTACTACCAGGGGGAGAAGGTCAATCGGGAATACGGGAAGATGGGTAAATCCCTCAAGAACATCATCACGCCCGATGATATGGCCGACCAGTACGGTGCGGATACCTTCCGTGTTTACGAAATGTCCATGGGCCCCCTCGATGTTTCCCGACCCTGGGATACCCGCGCGGTGGTGGGTTCGCAGCGCTTCCTGCAGCGGCTGTGGCGCAATATCGTTGATGAACGCACCGGCGAGGTGACGGTCAGCAATGCGGCTCCCGATACCGAAACCGCGAAGCTACTGGCCCGCACCGTCGCCGGAGTCGCGGACGATTACGACCATATGCGTATCAATACCGCGATCTCCAAGCTCATCGTGCTCAATAACCACCTCACCGGGCTGGAGGCGGTGCCGCGGGAAGCCGCCTGCGCTATCGTGGCGATGGTGGCCCCGGTGGCTCCCCATATTGCCGAAGAACTCTGGTCGCGTTTGGGCCAGCCCGGCCTGGTAGCGCGCGCTGCTTTCCCGCAGGTCAGCGATGCCTCGCTGCTGGTGGATGACACCGTGACCTGCGTGGTGCAGGTGAAGGGTAAAGTCCGGGCCCGCCTGGAGGTACCCCAGGATATTTCCGATGCGGATCTGACCGCTCGGGCCCTGGCGGAAGAACGGGTGCAGTCCTTCCTGGACGGCGAACCGCGCAAGATTATCGTGCGGGCACCCGGACTCATTAATATTGTTCCGTAA
- a CDS encoding HIT family protein — translation MSVFSKIIAGEIPGRFVWADDVCVAFATLEPHARGHVLVVPRAEIDRFTDLDDDTAAHLFIVAKRIGKAQIAAFGVDRAMLVIAGLGVPHTHLHVIPADSENVTSFASARKDVPGAELDAAMEDLRAALRAQGWEAFVPEQLGSLA, via the coding sequence ATGAGCGTCTTTTCAAAAATTATTGCCGGCGAGATTCCGGGTCGTTTTGTTTGGGCCGACGACGTGTGCGTTGCTTTCGCAACTCTCGAACCGCACGCCCGCGGGCATGTTCTGGTTGTGCCACGCGCGGAAATTGATCGCTTCACCGATCTTGATGATGACACGGCGGCGCATCTTTTCATCGTTGCCAAGCGCATCGGCAAAGCCCAGATCGCGGCTTTCGGGGTGGATCGGGCGATGCTGGTCATCGCCGGCCTGGGCGTGCCCCACACCCACCTGCACGTTATTCCCGCTGACTCGGAAAACGTCACCAGTTTCGCTTCGGCTCGCAAGGATGTGCCCGGCGCCGAATTGGACGCGGCCATGGAGGACCTGCGCGCGGCCCTACGCGCACAGGGCTGGGAGGCTTTCGTTCCCGAACAGCTCGGTTCCCTCGCCTAG
- a CDS encoding HAD-IIB family hydrolase: protein MTSYRLIAFDLDDTLAPSKSALPERMARALRALLDTYEVCVISGGQFGQFESQLLEGLDGTPAELARLHLMPTCGTRYLVHDAGQWRDVYVRNLTAEERRDAALALEEEARRLGLWESATWGEILEDRGSQVTFSALGQSAPLEAKRAWDPSGEKKNALREAVAARLPHLEVRSGGSTSVDITRKGVDKAYGIAELSKQTGIPIAQMLFVGDRLDPAGNDYPVTRLGIDTHAVRDWTDTAEFIENLVGLA, encoded by the coding sequence ATGACGTCTTACCGCCTTATTGCTTTTGACCTGGACGATACCCTGGCGCCCTCCAAATCTGCGCTGCCCGAACGCATGGCGCGGGCCCTGCGGGCGTTGCTGGATACTTACGAGGTATGCGTGATTTCCGGCGGGCAATTCGGGCAGTTCGAAAGCCAGCTCCTGGAAGGGCTGGACGGCACTCCCGCGGAGCTCGCGCGCCTCCACCTCATGCCTACGTGTGGAACCCGCTACCTCGTTCACGATGCGGGGCAGTGGCGCGATGTGTACGTCCGCAACCTCACCGCGGAAGAACGCCGGGACGCGGCACTGGCCTTGGAAGAAGAAGCGCGCCGGCTTGGCCTGTGGGAAAGCGCCACCTGGGGGGAGATCCTGGAAGACCGCGGCTCTCAGGTCACGTTCTCCGCGCTCGGGCAAAGTGCACCGCTGGAAGCGAAACGCGCCTGGGATCCGAGTGGGGAAAAGAAAAACGCGCTGCGAGAAGCTGTCGCAGCGCGTTTGCCGCACCTGGAAGTGCGCTCGGGCGGTTCAACCTCCGTGGATATTACCCGCAAAGGCGTGGACAAAGCCTACGGAATTGCAGAACTGTCCAAACAAACCGGTATCCCCATCGCGCAGATGCTTTTTGTGGGGGACCGGCTCGACCCGGCCGGTAACGACTACCCGGTTACCCGGCTTGGCATTGATACCCACGCGGTAAGGGACTGGACCGACACCGCCGAATTCATTGAGAACCTGGTGGGGCTGGCCTAA